A region of Fibrobacter succinogenes subsp. succinogenes S85 DNA encodes the following proteins:
- the gltX gene encoding glutamate--tRNA ligase → MTEKSPVRVRFAPSPTGYLHVGGARTAIYNYFFAKHMGGTFYLRIEDTDRKRYNETALHDLMRDLKWLGLQWDEGPGCEGDCGPYFQSERLDIYHREIKKLLDAGCAYYCFCTEERLQEVRAEQEKSHVPVTGYDRHCRNISREEAEARIAAGEKAVIRFKVPETGVTEFDDMIRGHISYQNELLDDLVLIKRDGYPTYHFASVVDDHYMGTTHVLRGDEWISSTPKHELLYKAFGWQPPVWCHLPVILDKNGGKLSKRKGAASVGDFRDLGYLPETLVNYLALLGWNPGDDREVMSVKEMIDCFSLERINPKSASFDEKKLQWMNGQHIHMCDDAFLKDIMVDGLKAMGVDTSAEPNERLLEIVKQLKPRAHFVQDLATMAKYFFVAPTEYDEKGAKKHFGEGSKEIATLVRDMLASIEDFKTPVIEKGFYDLAERCGHKVGELVGAPRLAVSGVTAGPGLWEMFEIIGKEEVLRRMDVALPLMK, encoded by the coding sequence ATGACTGAAAAAAGTCCTGTCCGTGTACGCTTTGCTCCGAGCCCCACGGGTTATTTGCATGTCGGTGGCGCACGTACGGCAATCTACAACTACTTCTTTGCAAAACACATGGGTGGCACGTTCTACCTGCGCATTGAAGATACTGACCGTAAGCGCTATAACGAAACCGCTCTCCACGACTTGATGCGCGACCTCAAGTGGCTTGGCCTCCAGTGGGATGAAGGTCCGGGTTGCGAAGGCGACTGCGGTCCGTATTTCCAGAGCGAACGTCTGGACATCTACCATCGTGAAATCAAGAAGCTTTTGGATGCCGGTTGCGCTTACTATTGCTTCTGCACCGAAGAACGTCTGCAGGAAGTCCGCGCTGAACAAGAAAAGTCTCACGTGCCGGTCACTGGTTACGACCGCCACTGCCGCAACATCAGCCGCGAAGAAGCCGAAGCTCGCATTGCCGCTGGCGAAAAGGCTGTTATCCGTTTCAAGGTTCCGGAAACGGGCGTCACGGAATTCGATGACATGATCCGCGGCCACATCAGCTACCAGAACGAACTTCTGGACGACCTCGTGCTCATCAAGCGCGACGGCTATCCGACTTATCACTTCGCAAGTGTTGTCGATGACCACTACATGGGTACGACGCATGTGCTCCGCGGTGACGAATGGATCAGCTCCACGCCGAAGCACGAACTCTTGTACAAGGCCTTTGGCTGGCAGCCGCCTGTCTGGTGCCATCTGCCGGTGATTCTCGACAAGAACGGCGGTAAGCTTTCCAAGCGCAAGGGTGCTGCTTCTGTCGGTGACTTCCGCGACCTCGGCTACTTGCCGGAAACGCTTGTGAACTACCTCGCACTCCTCGGATGGAATCCGGGTGACGACCGCGAAGTGATGAGCGTCAAGGAAATGATCGACTGCTTCTCGCTTGAACGCATCAACCCGAAGTCCGCAAGCTTTGACGAAAAGAAGCTCCAGTGGATGAACGGCCAGCACATCCACATGTGCGATGATGCTTTCCTCAAGGACATCATGGTTGATGGCCTCAAGGCTATGGGCGTTGATACGAGTGCCGAACCGAACGAACGCTTGCTCGAAATTGTGAAGCAGCTCAAGCCGCGTGCGCATTTTGTGCAGGATCTCGCAACGATGGCAAAGTACTTCTTTGTCGCTCCGACGGAATACGACGAAAAGGGCGCCAAGAAACATTTCGGCGAAGGCTCCAAGGAAATCGCAACGCTCGTGCGCGACATGCTCGCTTCTATCGAAGACTTCAAGACTCCGGTGATCGAGAAGGGCTTCTACGACCTGGCCGAACGTTGCGGTCACAAGGTCGGTGAACTGGTGGGCGCTCCGCGCCTTGCCGTGTCCGGCGTGACTGCTGGCCCTGGCCTCTGGGAAATGTTCGAAATTATCGGTAAGGAAGAAGTGCTCCGCCGCATGGACGTGGCGCTCCCGCTGATGAAATAA
- the fabV gene encoding enoyl-ACP reductase FabV, which produces MIIKPLIRSNMCINAHPKGCAADVKHQIEFIKKKFTTRSIPADAPKTVLVLGCSTGYGLASRIVAAFGYKAATIGVSFEKEGSDGGIGESREKTGTPGWYNNMAFDKFAKEAGLDAVTFNGDAFSHEMRQNVIDTLKKMGRKVDLLVYSVASSVRVDPDNGTIYRSVLKPIDKVFTGATIDCLSGKISTISAEPATAEEAANTVKVMGGEDWALWVRKLKEAGVLAEGVKTVAYSYIGPKLSHAIYRDGTIGGAKKHLEATALELNKELQNDLHGEAYVSVNKGLVTRSSAVIPIIPMYISVLFKVMKEMGNHEGCIEQMERLMTERLYTGSKVPTDENHLIRIDDYELDPKVQAEVDKRMATVTQENLAEVGDLEGYRHDFLATNGFDIDGVDYEADVQTLTSI; this is translated from the coding sequence ATGATTATTAAACCGCTCATCCGCAGCAACATGTGCATTAATGCCCACCCAAAGGGTTGCGCTGCCGATGTCAAACACCAAATAGAATTTATCAAAAAGAAGTTCACTACGCGCAGCATTCCTGCCGATGCACCGAAGACTGTACTCGTTCTCGGTTGCTCTACCGGTTACGGACTTGCAAGCCGCATTGTTGCCGCATTTGGCTACAAGGCGGCAACGATTGGAGTTTCTTTTGAAAAGGAAGGTTCCGATGGCGGAATCGGGGAATCCCGCGAAAAGACAGGCACGCCGGGCTGGTACAACAACATGGCTTTCGACAAATTCGCAAAAGAAGCGGGCCTAGATGCCGTGACGTTCAACGGTGACGCGTTCTCGCACGAAATGCGCCAAAACGTTATCGACACCCTCAAGAAGATGGGCCGTAAAGTAGACCTTCTCGTTTACAGTGTCGCAAGCTCCGTGCGCGTCGATCCAGACAACGGAACAATCTACCGCAGCGTCTTGAAGCCTATTGATAAAGTATTTACAGGCGCCACGATTGACTGCCTCAGCGGTAAAATCAGCACCATCAGCGCAGAACCCGCCACCGCCGAAGAAGCGGCCAATACAGTCAAAGTCATGGGCGGTGAAGACTGGGCTCTTTGGGTACGCAAGCTCAAGGAGGCAGGCGTTCTCGCCGAAGGCGTGAAGACCGTCGCTTATTCATATATCGGCCCGAAACTTTCGCACGCCATCTACCGCGACGGTACAATCGGTGGCGCCAAGAAGCATCTCGAAGCAACCGCACTCGAGCTCAACAAGGAATTGCAAAACGACCTCCACGGCGAAGCCTATGTCTCTGTGAACAAAGGACTTGTCACGCGCTCTAGCGCCGTCATTCCCATCATCCCTATGTACATTTCCGTACTCTTCAAGGTCATGAAGGAAATGGGAAATCACGAAGGTTGCATCGAACAGATGGAGCGTTTGATGACCGAAAGACTTTATACGGGTTCCAAAGTCCCGACGGACGAGAATCACCTCATCCGCATCGATGACTATGAATTAGATCCGAAAGTCCAGGCAGAAGTGGACAAGCGCATGGCAACCGTCACGCAAGAGAACCTCGCCGAAGTGGGCGACCTCGAAGGATACCGCCACGATTTCCTCGCGACAAACGGTTTCGATATTGATGGCGTGGACTATGAAGCCGATGTTCAAACGCTAACGAGCATATAG
- a CDS encoding alanine/glycine:cation symporter family protein, producing METLNSILDAIDGYVWGVPLIVIILFVGILLTIRLGCLQVMNLHNALRFMAHSEKDGAGEVSSFGALCTALAATIGTGNIVGVATAIGTGGPGALFWMEVAAFLGMATKYAEGLLAVKYRTVDKDGKVLGGPFYYIETGIKERFGWNMKWLAVIFAIFGMAAGLLGIGTITQVNGITSAMARLTPNAAEFVNIGGNSVSITTAIAGLLVTIFAATVIIGGLKRIAKVSMYIVPIMAIIYIIACILLLLLNFSHISSAIETIVKAAFNPSAVTGGVVGSIFIAMQKGIARGIFSNEAGLGSAPIAAAAAKTKEPVRQGLVCMTGTFFDTIIICTMTGLAIVVSGAWDPKLGLEGVNITMETFSRGLAIIPGGAVIAPYFLATALVFFAFTTILGWAYYSEKCLQYLIGRRDKKAILTYRWLYIFAIFVGPYLTVSAVWTSADIFNGLMAFPNLIALILLSGIVANETKTFLAKFKNEKE from the coding sequence ATGGAAACACTCAATTCCATTCTCGATGCTATCGATGGGTACGTCTGGGGCGTTCCCCTCATTGTCATCATCCTCTTTGTAGGCATCCTCCTCACCATTCGTCTCGGCTGTCTGCAGGTCATGAACTTGCACAACGCGCTCCGCTTCATGGCGCACAGCGAAAAAGACGGCGCAGGCGAAGTCTCCAGCTTTGGAGCACTCTGCACGGCTCTCGCCGCCACAATCGGTACGGGTAACATCGTCGGTGTAGCAACCGCTATCGGCACCGGCGGCCCAGGCGCCCTCTTCTGGATGGAAGTGGCCGCATTCCTCGGCATGGCAACAAAGTACGCCGAAGGTTTGCTCGCCGTCAAGTACCGCACAGTCGATAAGGACGGCAAGGTTCTCGGTGGTCCGTTCTATTACATTGAAACGGGTATCAAGGAACGCTTTGGCTGGAACATGAAATGGCTCGCCGTGATTTTTGCCATCTTTGGCATGGCAGCAGGTCTCCTCGGCATTGGCACCATCACGCAGGTCAATGGCATCACGAGCGCTATGGCTCGCCTCACCCCGAACGCCGCTGAATTTGTCAACATCGGCGGAAACTCCGTGAGCATCACGACCGCTATCGCAGGCCTCCTAGTCACAATCTTTGCAGCAACCGTCATCATCGGCGGTCTCAAGCGCATTGCAAAAGTCTCGATGTACATTGTTCCCATCATGGCAATCATCTACATCATTGCCTGCATTCTCCTTTTGCTCCTCAACTTCTCGCACATTTCTTCCGCCATCGAAACGATTGTGAAGGCAGCGTTTAATCCGTCTGCAGTCACTGGCGGCGTTGTCGGCTCCATCTTTATCGCCATGCAGAAAGGGATTGCCCGCGGCATTTTCAGTAACGAAGCAGGTCTCGGTTCCGCTCCTATTGCAGCTGCCGCCGCAAAGACAAAGGAACCTGTACGTCAGGGCCTCGTCTGCATGACAGGCACATTCTTCGATACGATTATCATTTGCACGATGACGGGCCTTGCCATTGTGGTCTCGGGCGCTTGGGATCCGAAGCTCGGACTCGAAGGCGTGAACATCACGATGGAAACATTCTCCCGCGGCCTTGCCATTATCCCGGGCGGTGCAGTGATTGCTCCGTACTTCCTTGCCACGGCTCTCGTGTTCTTTGCTTTCACAACGATTCTCGGCTGGGCCTACTACTCTGAAAAGTGCTTGCAGTACTTGATTGGTCGCAGGGACAAGAAGGCAATACTCACCTACCGTTGGCTCTACATCTTCGCGATTTTCGTTGGACCGTACCTCACGGTAAGCGCGGTCTGGACAAGCGCAGATATTTTCAACGGCCTGATGGCATTCCCGAACCTCATTGCACTAATCCTTCTCTCTGGAATCGTGGCAAACGAAACAAAGACGTTCCTCGCCAAGTTCAAGAACGAGAAAGAATAG